The Canis lupus baileyi chromosome 29, mCanLup2.hap1, whole genome shotgun sequence genome includes a region encoding these proteins:
- the TECTB gene encoding beta-tectorin isoform X2 — protein MVMRAFVLLAVFAEASARSCTPNKADVILVFCYPKTIITKIPECPYGWEVHQLALGGLCYNGVHEGGYYQFVIPDLSPKNKSYCGTQSEYKPPIYHFYSHIVSNDSTVIVKNQPVNYSFSCTYHSTYLVNQAAFDQRVATVHVKNGSMGTFESQLSLNFYTNAKFSTKKEAPFVLETSEIGSDLFAGVEAKGLSIRFKVVLNSCWATPSADFMYPLQWQLINKGCPTDETVLVHENGKDHRATFQFNAFRFQNIPKLSKVWLHCETFICDSEKLSCPVTCDKRKRLLRDQTGGVLVVELSLRSRGFSSLYSFSDVLYHLIVMLGICVVL, from the exons ATGGTGATGAGGGCCTTTGTCCTGTTGGCTGTCTTCGCGGAAGCCTCTGCGAGATCTTGCACTCCGAATAAAGCAG ATGTCATTCTTGTGTTTTGTTATCCCAAAACCATCATCACCAAAATCCCCGAGTGTCCCTATGGCTGGGAAGTTCATCAGCTGGCACTCGGTGGGCTGTGTTACAATGGTGTCCACGAAGGAGGTTACTATCAGTTTGTGATACCAGATTTGTCACCTAAAAACAAGTCCTATTGTGGAACCCAGTCTGAG TACAAGCCTCCTATCTACCACTTCTACAGCCACATCGTTTCCAATGACAGCACAGTGATAGTAAAGAACCAGCCTGTGAACTACTCCTTCTCCTGCACCTACCACTCCACCTACTTGGTAAATCAGGCTGCCTTTGACCAAAG AGTGGCCACTGTTCATGTGAAGAACGGGAGCATGGGCACATTCGAAAGCCAATTGTCTCTCAACTTCTACACT AATGCCAAGTTCTCCACTAAGAAGGAAGCCCCCTTTGTCCTGGAGACATCTGAAATCGGTTCAGATCTGTTTGCAGGAGTAGAAGCCAAAGGATTGAGCATTAG gTTTAAAGTGGTTTTGAACAGCTGTTGGGCCACACCATCAGCTGATTTCATGTATCCCTTGCAGTGGCAGCTCATCAACAAGGG CTGCCCCACAGATGAAACAGTCCTCGTACATGAGAATGGGAAAGACCACAGGGCCACCTTCCAATTCAATGCTTTCCGGTTCCAGAACATCCCCAAACTCTCTAAGGTTTGGTTACACTGTGAGACATTCATCTGTGACAGCGAGAAGCTCTCCTGCCCAGTG ACCTGTGACAAACGGAAGCGCCTCCTGCGGGACCAGACAGGGGGCGTCCTGGTGGTGGAGCTCTCCCTCCGTA
- the TECTB gene encoding beta-tectorin isoform X1: MVMRAFVLLAVFAEASARSCTPNKADVILVFCYPKTIITKIPECPYGWEVHQLALGGLCYNGVHEGGYYQFVIPDLSPKNKSYCGTQSEYKPPIYHFYSHIVSNDSTVIVKNQPVNYSFSCTYHSTYLVNQAAFDQSPYAKFSPLSRVATVHVKNGSMGTFESQLSLNFYTNAKFSTKKEAPFVLETSEIGSDLFAGVEAKGLSIRFKVVLNSCWATPSADFMYPLQWQLINKGCPTDETVLVHENGKDHRATFQFNAFRFQNIPKLSKVWLHCETFICDSEKLSCPVTCDKRKRLLRDQTGGVLVVELSLRSRGFSSLYSFSDVLYHLIVMLGICVVL; encoded by the exons ATGGTGATGAGGGCCTTTGTCCTGTTGGCTGTCTTCGCGGAAGCCTCTGCGAGATCTTGCACTCCGAATAAAGCAG ATGTCATTCTTGTGTTTTGTTATCCCAAAACCATCATCACCAAAATCCCCGAGTGTCCCTATGGCTGGGAAGTTCATCAGCTGGCACTCGGTGGGCTGTGTTACAATGGTGTCCACGAAGGAGGTTACTATCAGTTTGTGATACCAGATTTGTCACCTAAAAACAAGTCCTATTGTGGAACCCAGTCTGAG TACAAGCCTCCTATCTACCACTTCTACAGCCACATCGTTTCCAATGACAGCACAGTGATAGTAAAGAACCAGCCTGTGAACTACTCCTTCTCCTGCACCTACCACTCCACCTACTTGGTAAATCAGGCTGCCTTTGACCAAAG TCCTTATGCAAAATTCTCTCCCCTTTCCAGAGTGGCCACTGTTCATGTGAAGAACGGGAGCATGGGCACATTCGAAAGCCAATTGTCTCTCAACTTCTACACT AATGCCAAGTTCTCCACTAAGAAGGAAGCCCCCTTTGTCCTGGAGACATCTGAAATCGGTTCAGATCTGTTTGCAGGAGTAGAAGCCAAAGGATTGAGCATTAG gTTTAAAGTGGTTTTGAACAGCTGTTGGGCCACACCATCAGCTGATTTCATGTATCCCTTGCAGTGGCAGCTCATCAACAAGGG CTGCCCCACAGATGAAACAGTCCTCGTACATGAGAATGGGAAAGACCACAGGGCCACCTTCCAATTCAATGCTTTCCGGTTCCAGAACATCCCCAAACTCTCTAAGGTTTGGTTACACTGTGAGACATTCATCTGTGACAGCGAGAAGCTCTCCTGCCCAGTG ACCTGTGACAAACGGAAGCGCCTCCTGCGGGACCAGACAGGGGGCGTCCTGGTGGTGGAGCTCTCCCTCCGTA